gtaaaGGCCGCAAATTTGTTTGAAAGAATCGTATACCAGATTCAGTTGCCATTGCCATGTAGTACTGTATAAGGGACTATGATAACATTCTTCAAGTCCCACATggtaatgaacattaaaaaaagagagtTGGATTTAAGACATCTGAGTTTCGAGTAATTCAGCAGCAGTAGAAGTTCATGCAAAAGTTAGTAACTGGAACGATTAGAAGTGTCCTGGGCTTGGGATGTTATGAACCAGTGTATGGGTCTAACAAGAAGATTGGTGGTAAAGCACAAAAGCCAGATTGGCTGCAAACGACCAAATGAATCTTATATTGATATGATATGGAGCAGGTGCCTTGCCAGTCTTTAAGGTTAAGGAACACAATCAATCTTATGACGAAGGAATGCTTGGGAAGACAAGGGATGAGAAAAGGACAAAGAAGATCAGGTTTATGACTTATTCACTAGTAGAGCAAACTATTGATCCGTCAAATGAGAAGGGAGACGCAAGTTGGCGTTGTATTTGTTGAGGGCTTTACTGGTACAgggtcatatattttttcagtaggAGATGGGATCCGGATATAAAATTTCCACTTAGTAAAAGATatagaaaagtgcaaagaattctgTCAGCCACTAAAGATGTAGGAGATTCCAGGAATGACTTATGCACCAGCTCTCTCAAAGAGATGGCTGAGAGCGGGAGCAGTCAATTATAGCAAATGAACCTGAGATTTTCTTGAATTACTATTTATCAGCAATAGTTTTCTTATGTCTCACATATCGAAAACTGAATATGtatactgatatttatttatgataagtATGTAAAAATAGGTCATACGTGACCTCTGCCCCGACTCTATATGATACAAAATTGAACTATAGCTCCTTTTTTAAACACTAGTTATAGAGAATTTGATACTGTTGAAGTTAAGGTTTACTAACCAGTGATAAAATATCAGGTTACAAAATACTGACTTAGAAGAAAGACTGACTTTACTTACTTcataatcaaaattaaagaatgttaccccttcaaagaaaatatactaGCAGTTAGTCTAAATAAtcctttctgattttttttccaccACAGTGGGGGATGCGCCTGAGGAAGAACCCGTAGACCCTAAGAGCTTGATCGCAGACGAGGACGTGAAAGGAACTCTTCTATCTGACAAAGGAGAGGACGCTGAGCTAGTCTCATGGGAAGTCGTGGACTTTACGAAAACGGGGGACAACTACTCCACTTTTGTAACAAGCATTCAAGTGACATATTCCAGCAATGACGAGCAGTTGCAGGTTTCCTATGTTGTAAAAGTAAATCCCTGTAGGAAATTAGAAGGCTTCCAATCAATCACTCATACCCTGTTTGAAAAAGAAGCAAATTTCTACAAATCTATAGTCCCAGATCTGAACTCGGTGCTCGAAGAGGCTGGAATACAGAAACTCAATGTTCCTATTTGCTATCATGCAAATTTAGATGTTGGGCAAGAACAAGTTTATTATGAGGACCTCAGGGAACGCGGATTCCAGATGGTTGACAGAAAACAGGGCTTAGACGTTGCTCACACCAGTTTGGTGCTAAAAGAGCTTGCAAAATTACATGCTGCTTCACGTCTCCTGCAAGAGAAATCTCCCGAGGAGCCTCTGGTAGAGAAGTATGATCCTATATTGCGAGACTGGTTCAGTCAAGGAGAAGATGCTAATGCAGTTTTAATTCCGATCTTGCAAGCACATTTCATCCAGGCAGGAGACATTCTGCAAAGTGTAGGCATGGACAGAAGAGCCCTAGACTGGATCGAAAACTTGTTGCCAAGTCTGCAAGACGTAATAACCAGCAATATGCAAAGTGAAACCTTCGGAAGTATCTGCCATGGTGATTGTTGGAGCAACAATCTGCTTTTCCGGTAAGTGATTAGATGCTCTGAGAATTCCGTGCCATTCTGTGTTCAATCATTTCTACTTAACAAACCATCCTTTATTATGAATGGAACTTCTCAAACACTACAATATAAGAAAAcgttgtatgtatatactgaagTAACATAATGAGTCAAATGATGCAATCCTAAACATTCTtcggtaaaacaaaaaaaaaaacaaatctattgTAAATTTGCGAGGAGCTACTTCGTTGACAGTCTTTGAGGAAATGATTGTTAGTCACATGATAGCGAATAACATTAAATTCATTccacaatggaaaataatatgaaaagcaCGAGAAAACCTTGATCTAGCagtaagatttttatttcaatgccCCCTAACACACAAAATTACTACTTCACCATTGGAGAATGTTTAAATGTCTGTCATAGGTATATACAATCACAGGGCTAAAACTTAACCATTCTCACTGTGAACATAGCATTCAGATAAAACAGATACCAGTggcaatacatacacatacaataacgtgcaaaataatagaaataatctttttttaccTTATATCCTGATAGAATCCAGGAACCTCTCAGATGAGAAACTAGGAGCTGCCAACTAGGCCCCTCATTTCTCAACTGAAAGGTCCTGGGTTTgctattcacaaaaaaat
This DNA window, taken from Macrobrachium rosenbergii isolate ZJJX-2024 chromosome 36, ASM4041242v1, whole genome shotgun sequence, encodes the following:
- the LOC136856479 gene encoding uncharacterized protein, coding for MGDAPEEEPVDPKSLIADEDVKGTLLSDKGEDAELVSWEVVDFTKTGDNYSTFVTSIQVTYSSNDEQLQVSYVVKVNPCRKLEGFQSITHTLFEKEANFYKSIVPDLNSVLEEAGIQKLNVPICYHANLDVGQEQVYYEDLRERGFQMVDRKQGLDVAHTSLVLKELAKLHAASRLLQEKSPEEPLVEKYDPILRDWFSQGEDANAVLIPILQAHFIQAGDILQSVGMDRRALDWIENLLPSLQDVITSNMQSETFGSICHGDCWSNNLLFRYEGDEPVEVMLVDFQACQYATVASELNHLLYATVTSDVRSENLEGFLNTYYSTYNGILEAGGVGPNFTEEELMDEFKNKNILGAIFVITCIPNELLDGNEELEMAEDEAETELVLNDFWTRMKDSAVRSPMLGPRFLSIFDEFLETGLIP